The Solanum lycopersicum chromosome 9, SLM_r2.1 genome window below encodes:
- the LOC101254035 gene encoding glycine-rich protein 23-like, producing MASNWYIVLAFALVVLVHVVTARNIPQAQTEGVTVNTEIISKAPTPSKGLDDKKNFISFGGVGGWAGIGGGFGGVLPTFGGIGGAGGIGGASGIGGLGGLGGGVGGVGGLGGGGGGGLGVGGGVGGIGGIGGIKP from the exons ATGGCAAGTAATTGGTACATAGTGTTAGCGTTTGCACTTGTAGTACTTGTCCATGTTGTTACTGCAAGAAACATTCCTCAG GCTCAGACGGAGGGTGTAACGGTAAACACGGAGATTATAAGTAAAGCTCCAACGCCTAGCAAAGGCCTTGATGACAAAaagaatttcatttcatttggtGGAGTTGGTGGTTGGGCAGGAATTGGTGGTGGTTTTGGTGGTGTATTACCTACTTTTGGTGGCATTGGTGGCGCTGGTGGGATAGGCGGTGCTAGTGGTATCGGAGGGCTAGGTggtcttggtggcggtgttggTGGTGTTGGAGGacttggtggtggtggtggtggtggtctaggtgTTGGTGGTGGAGTTGGTGGTATTGGTGGCATTGGTGGTATCAAACCCTAG